The Bdellovibrio sp. NC01 genome includes the window TCATTTGCTAAATCGTTGGACCGAAGATTCTTTGGTTTCACAAAAGAGGTTATTGGAATCAAAACCACAGATGCGCATTGGAACGACCATGTGGCTTTCAGAACAAGTGATCGTCCCCTATTACCAAGCTTTGCATCAAGCGACCGAAGCTCACTACAACTGGATTGTCACAACTCCCCATCGTAGTTTTGAAACAGAGCTGATTGAAGGCACATGCGATTTCGTAATCGCTTGCGGTGCTCCGGTGGACCCGTTGATTTCTTATAAAAGAATTTTGCCAGAAGAATTCATTCTTATTGCGCCTAAGTCTTGGCAAAAAGAATTTAAAAAAATCGAAGAACAAGAGCGCTTCGAAAAACTATTAACCAAGCCCTTTGTTCGTCACTCTGACATGAATCCACAAGAGTTCTTGAATCTGCCAGAGCAGATCACGAACATCTCTTTAACCGTCGACAATATCATTGGAATTCGTTCTGCCGTTTCTAAAGGCCATGGCTGGAGTGTCGTTCCACGTTTAGCTGTTTTGAATGAACTTGAAGCGGATGAGCTGATTGAAATTCCCTATGGGAAATTGAAAGTTCTAACACAGAATCATTTATCGTTGTGGTGGCTGCGCTCGCGCAAAGAACCACAACAGCTGGTGGGAAAAATGCAGCAGTGGCTGCTGCACTCCCTTGCTGGAATCAAATAACTATTTCACGAATAAGTGGAGCATTTCAAACATCGCATCCATGCCTGCCAAAGCCGTGATATCGCTTTGGTCAAATGGAGGCGAAATTTCCACAACGTCACAACCTACTAAGTTTGGAATTTTCAACGCACGGAATATTCTTTGCACTTCATAAGTCGTTAAACCACCCGGAACCGGCGTGCCCGTACCTGGTGCGCATGATGGATCCAAGTTATCGATGTCATAGCTGATGTATGCCGGAGTGTCGTCAAACGTCGGCAATGTTTTTAAGAAGTCGTTGATGTTCGAATGGTTTCTGAGGTCATCAACTGTGATCACGCGAATGCCGTGTTTGTTCACGAAATTCAAATCATCCCCGCCAGCTAATGGACCACGAATACCAATTTGCACCATTTTCTTTGGATCAACCAAACCCTCTTCGACGGCGTGACGTGCAAATGCGCCGTGATGATATTCCTGACCCCACGCTGCTGGATAAGTATCCAAGTGTGCATCGAAGTGCACGAATGCCAATGGCTTACCGTATTTTCTGCGCAATGAACGAAGCACTGGCAAAGTTGTTGAATGGTCACCACCAACAAAAACGAATTTCTTGTTGTACGAAAGAAGCTCGTCCACGAATTTTTCAATACGTTGATAAGTTTGCAATTGGTCGATTGGCACTGTTGGGCAATCGCCGATATCGGCGACTTTTAGTTTTTCAAAGAAGTTTTCCATACGAGTCATATGGAACCCGCGACCTAAGGAAGAAATCTCACGCACTTTTGTCGGAGCAAAACGACCGCCTGGGCGATAAGAGACTCCGCCATCATAAGGGATACCGAAAATACCGACTTCATAGTCCGCGTTCATTTCCACATAGGGCAATCTGAAGAAAGTTTTAATGGCTGAAAATCGAGGAAACTCGCGTCCGCTGAGTGGTTTGTATTCCATATTGACTCCTGATTTATGTCAGGACTAGATTAGCGCGAATGACTGCAAAATACGACCATAAATCCGATCACAAAGCGGCCCATCACAAAGATCTCGTGACGTGGTACAAGAAAAACAAACGTGATCTGCCTTGGCGAGCAAATAAAGACCCTTACAGAATTTGGCTTTCCGAAGTAATGCTGCAACAGACCACAGTTGTTGCGGTCATCCCGTATTTTGAAAAATTCCTGGCGAAGTTTCCAACGGTTCATGATTTAGCCAACGCCCCTGAAGCAGAGGTTTTAGAAGCGTGGGCAGGTCTTGGTTATTATTCTCGAGCTCGCAACTTACACAAAGCTGCTAAAGCATTATCGGCACAAGGTTTTCCTAAAACTGCGGCTGAACTTTTAGAACTTCCTGGTTTTGGCCCCTACACTTCGCGTGCGGTTTCCAGCATCGCGTTTGGTGAAAAAGTAGGCGTTCTTGATGGCAACGTGATTCGTGTTCTATCACGTAAGTATGGTTTGAAGCTTGAGTGGTGGAATAATAAAGCTCGTGCGCAACTTCAAGACATCTCGGATGAACTGGCGCGCTTTGGTCAGTCCGACAATCTCAATCAGGGATTGATGGAGCTTGGTGCAACTGTGTGCACTCCACAAAAAGTCATGTGCATGCTGTGCCCGTGGTCCGACGATTGTGTGGCTCGCGAAAAAAATCTCATAGAGAAACTGCCGCTGAAAAAACCTCGCAAAGAAAGTGAAGTCTGGGTCTGGAAGCCCCTTGTCGCGATCAAAGACCGTAAGGTGGCATTAATTCAAAATGACTATGCACCATTCCTAAAAGGCCAATGGATTTTCCCTGGAGAAATCGCCTTGGAGAAAAGCAAGCCCAAGGACTATGATGCCAAACACAACATCACTCACCATGATATTTTTATTCAAATCACTCAGAAAAAAAGCCTTAGTGGCCGAAACAT containing:
- a CDS encoding LysR family transcriptional regulator, whose translation is MSKFEISPEDCLITLEFRDSASLREVATRLNCDPSALVRKVQRIASEHGLLEKVKGRWVLTAKGHLLNRWTEDSLVSQKRLLESKPQMRIGTTMWLSEQVIVPYYQALHQATEAHYNWIVTTPHRSFETELIEGTCDFVIACGAPVDPLISYKRILPEEFILIAPKSWQKEFKKIEEQERFEKLLTKPFVRHSDMNPQEFLNLPEQITNISLTVDNIIGIRSAVSKGHGWSVVPRLAVLNELEADELIEIPYGKLKVLTQNHLSLWWLRSRKEPQQLVGKMQQWLLHSLAGIK
- the speB gene encoding agmatinase, producing MEYKPLSGREFPRFSAIKTFFRLPYVEMNADYEVGIFGIPYDGGVSYRPGGRFAPTKVREISSLGRGFHMTRMENFFEKLKVADIGDCPTVPIDQLQTYQRIEKFVDELLSYNKKFVFVGGDHSTTLPVLRSLRRKYGKPLAFVHFDAHLDTYPAAWGQEYHHGAFARHAVEEGLVDPKKMVQIGIRGPLAGGDDLNFVNKHGIRVITVDDLRNHSNINDFLKTLPTFDDTPAYISYDIDNLDPSCAPGTGTPVPGGLTTYEVQRIFRALKIPNLVGCDVVEISPPFDQSDITALAGMDAMFEMLHLFVK
- the mutY gene encoding A/G-specific adenine glycosylase translates to MTAKYDHKSDHKAAHHKDLVTWYKKNKRDLPWRANKDPYRIWLSEVMLQQTTVVAVIPYFEKFLAKFPTVHDLANAPEAEVLEAWAGLGYYSRARNLHKAAKALSAQGFPKTAAELLELPGFGPYTSRAVSSIAFGEKVGVLDGNVIRVLSRKYGLKLEWWNNKARAQLQDISDELARFGQSDNLNQGLMELGATVCTPQKVMCMLCPWSDDCVAREKNLIEKLPLKKPRKESEVWVWKPLVAIKDRKVALIQNDYAPFLKGQWIFPGEIALEKSKPKDYDAKHNITHHDIFIQITQKKSLSGRNIQWVELKELKKVNPSSLLQKVLHKVDI